The Pontibacter korlensis sequence GCCGTGCCAATACCCTGAGCCTGTAGTGCGGCCATCACGCGGTCAGTAAAATGCAGGCCAGCAGTAGGAGCCGCTACAGCTCCTTTTTGATTAGCATAGATGGTTTGGTAGCGGGTATGGTCGTCGGGGGTGAGGTCGCGGTTGAGGTACGGAGGCAGCGGCAAGCGTCCACAGCGCTCTAACACTTCGGCAAAAGGTAGCTCGGCAGGTTCCCACGTGAAACGTATCAGGAAATGCCCTTCCTGCTGTGCCTCGCGCTCAGCCTTCAGTACGCCTCCTTCAAAGTCTAACCTCACAGGTCCGCTTTTCCAGCGTTTGTTATTACCCACCAGGCACTTCCAGGTGCTGCCGCCGGTTTGCTGCATGGCCAACTGTACTTCGCGATGCGGTGCAACAGGCTCCAAGCAAAATATCTCTACCAGGCCGCCTGTTTCTTTCTGCATCAGCAGTCTAGCCTGCACCACCTTTGTATCGTTAAACACCAGCAGCGTGTCCTGAGGCAGTAGCTGTGTGAGCTCTGTGAAAGTATGATCGGCTATATTGCCCTGGCGGTATAACAGCAGTTTGGACTGGTCGCGCTCGGGTAGAGGAAACTTGGCAATGCGCTCATCTGGCAGCTCGTACACAAAATCCTTTATCGCCAGTTTCTTAGGGTCGTTCATGATGATAGCAGTATTATTAAGTAGACGCTAATAGAATGGGAAAACTTTACTGGGTGCTTTTTTCCTCCAGATCGTTTAGCTCCAGTTCAAGCGCCTTTACAGATATTTGAATTTCACGTATGGCCAATGCCAGAGAGATCAGCATCATAACAAGGCTAAAGGCAAAAACATACTTGCCGGCCACTATGTAATCTGCAAAGAGCAGAAACATACAGAGCACACAGCCAAACATACTGAGGCTGCCAAAGGCCTGCATATTCCGGATAAGGAGCAGGCGCTCGCGCAGGTTTTCAATCTGGCTGTACACTAACTTGTTTCGGGACGTGGCGTAGCGGTCTTTCAGGTTGCGGATGAGACTGGCAAGGCCAAGAAAGCGGTTTGTAAAAGCCAGCAACAGCAACGACAGCGCTGGAAACAGTAGGGCAGGCGTGGTTAGGGTGATCTCCATGAGTTGCTTTTTGTCAGAGGCTTTTCAGGAAATCTTCGTCAAACGGTTCAATATCGTCATCATCCTCTGTGTCGTGTGGCGGGTTCCAATCAACCTCTGTCAACAGCTCAAGGCCGTCCATAATCAGCTCGTCCAGCTCTTCTTTGGTGCCGGCATCCAATGTGCTCTCAAACAGGTGTAGTATTTCTTCTCGCTGAGGGTTCACAAAAATCTCATGATACAGGTTGTCGAAGGCCGCAATACGCTTCTGCACTATCTTATCAATCTCACGGCTGTTTTTAGCCTTCAGGGCATCCTGTAGTACCTCTAGTACCTCCTTGCTTTTTTCATTGTCAGCCAGGCGCAAGAACGCTTTTACAAAAGCGATGGCTACTCCAAGGCGTAGTCGTTCAAATTTAAAGCTTAACTGCTCCCGGCTTATACCCTTAGAGAACTTAGCGTCGCGAAGGGCTTGCTCAAGTTCTGTGTAAACAGTGGCTGCACCCTCTTCAAATACAGGTGGCTTAGGGCTGTCGAAAGCGGTTTCGAGTAGCAGTTCAAAACTTCTGGCGCTCATGGCTAATGTGGTTTATCTTTTGGATAATAAGACTGCAAAGGTAAGTGTTTATACTTTCTTTCACCATTCCTTGTTAACCTCTGCTTTTTAAACATGAATGCCTCAGTAGTAAACCTGAGAAATAGTACGAAAATGCAAGGAGTATAATTTTTATATGCTTGCTTTATTATTGGATATAATTGATGGGTTGCTGCTCTGTTAGTTTTCTTCTACAGCTTCTGGTTTCTGATTACAAGGCAAGTTGATTGTTGTTTGTGATGTAGTATTATTTTTTGATATGAATGATGCTTGTTATAAGTAACCATCAAGTGGTACTATTGTAAAGTTATATTTGATAACATATAAGTATCTATATATAAATAAATATGACTATTGTATTGCTCTTGATGTGTTAGCTTGTTTAATTTGTTAGGAAGCCAGTGTTAAGTGATGTAGTGGCTTTTTTTGGCCAGTGTGCTTATTGAGGTAATTGCACAGGAATAATAGAGTTGAAAGCGTGTCTTCAGCTGTTTCAAAGTTGACAACAGGTTGTTTTGTTGGGTAAGTGCAATGATGTTGCTGGTTAACTCGAATAGTGTTGATCTGCTAGTGGGGAGCTGTGTTTGGATTAAGTCAACAGGTTTTGGGTCTTGTAAAAGGTTTTTTAGGATGATGGTCGGCCTTTTTTTACAAGAGGTAAAAGGAGTGGTTTTTTTAAGGTGTTTGTGATTTTACTTAGAGTGTGGGGAGATGTTATGCTTCTTGAATTGTACTCGTTTGATGCCTTTTAAATTAGATTAGGCCTGGAGTGACTGTAAAAAAGCCTCCTTCTGAATATTATAAGAATTAATCAATCACGTTTTAATCGATCGCCTATGGCAACAATCTCTACCCAAATACTTAGCCGCTTATTTTTTGTGTGCTTGTGCTGGGTATTGCAGCTCGCAATGCTTTCAAGCGTGTCCGCGCAGAAGAACAACACTGTGCCGGTATTCAATGTAGACTTAACCGGGGAACCCAACGGTACCTGGACTTCCGGGTCGGTCACAAGAAACGGGCAGCTATGTGGTGCAGACAGCAATGATAACTGTGTCCAGTTCAACATCACTCTGGATAGGAATGCTGCAGGGCTAGAGTTTGAGATTATAGATGGACCTGTGCCGTCTGGATCTATGGGATACCAAATAGATTGTGGTCCACAAGTGCAGGTAGGAGACCCGATATGTGTGGATGGTACAGGCCCTCATGTGCTAACACTGTGTATGCCCGGTAATGCCAAGGGAGAGTTTGTTATAAAGTCTATAGCTGCCTTTGAGCCCCAGGGAGACGTATCTGTAACAGCAGGCTGCTCTACAACACTTTTTGCTCCAATAGCATTTGAAGAGGAGTCCATCACCTGGAATGATATTACAGGAGGAGGAGTCTACAATAAGTACCTGAGCTTTCCGAATGGAAATGCTAACCCTGTGGTAACACCGGATGAAAATGCTCCGGCTTATGTTGATTATGAAGTATGCGGTAGATCAGTAGCTTCCCCGTGCTCCACGCTTCCTTACTGCGATGTAGTAAGGGTATACTTTTATCCACCTCCAGTTATTAATATAGGGCCAGAACCTGCCATTATCTGTCCGGGCGGCAGTGGAGTTGTGTTAAGCGGAACAGTGACTGGTGGCGATGGTAATTTCAGCTATATATGGACTGACGCTGCCGGGAACCAAGTGGGAAATCAACCTGATTATGTTGCTACCACTCCCGGCATGTATAAACTAGAGGCCAGAAATGTAAACTATCCTAACTGCCGTGAATTCTCGGCTTCGGTAGAGGTTTTCTCGAACCTCACCGTTAACGCAGGTGTAGATCAGCTTGTTTGTGCGCAGAATCCGGTACAGCTTTCCGGTGTGGTAACAGCTGCTATAGGTGGTGTCTGGAGTGGAGGCGCTGGCACATTCAGCCCCAGCAACACCGATTTAAATGCGACCTATACCCCAACGGAGGAAGAAATCAGGGCAGGATCTGTAAAGCTTAGGCTAACTTCCACAGGTAATGGCTCTTGTGACCCAGTGGCAGATGAGGTGGTGATCAGCTTTTATGAAGTAAATGTTGAGCTAACAGGCACCCCAGTTATTTGTAGTGGCACGTTGGGCACCATCACGGCGAATGTTACCGGGGCTAACGGTGCTGTGTCCTACCTATGGAGCTCCGGAGAGACTACGGCAAGCATCACAGGCAAACCTGCGGGCACCTATACTGTAACTGTAAACAACGGGCAGAACTGTTCCATTCAGAAAGAATTTACAGTGACAGAGGTGCAGGGGCCTACCGGCTTTACCACTAGCGTGAAATCAGAAACCTGTGGAGCAAGCAACGGAAGTATAACCGTTAGTGATATTACTGATGGTACAGCCCCCTATACCTACAGCAAGGATGGAAAAACGTTTCAGGCTTCAGCTACACTCTCAGGACTAGCTGCAGGTTCGTACACCATCGTTGTGAAAGATGACAATGGCTGTACTTTCTCAAAGAGTGTTTCTATCACAAACATACCTGGGCCAACTGCCGTGGCTGCCACAACCACCACAGCCTCTTGTGCTAACAACGACGGCAGTATAACGGTAGGCAGGGTAACCGGCGGTACTGCTTCCTATACCTACTCCATCAACGGAAAGGATTTTCAGGAGGCAACTCTTTTCTCTGGCCTCGCCTCAGGCACCTACACAGTAACGGCTAAGGATGCCAACGGCTGTACTATAACCACCCCTGTAAGAGTTGCACAAACAATGCCTACAGGTTTTAGTGCCACAACAAAGTCTTCTACTTGCGGCAACAGCAACGGCGAGATAATAGTAACGGGCGTATCAGGTGGCACGGCTCCTTATAGCTATAGCTTGGGTGGAAGTGCATTTCAAACTTCAGCTACCTTCACTGGCTTAGCAGCCAAGGATCATATCATCTCGGTAAAAGATGCCAAGGGCTGTACTTTCTCAAAGTCAGTATTGGTAAATAATGTTGCTGGGCCGTCAGATCTTACGGCAACAGTGAAGGCTTCTACCTGTGGCGACAGCAATGCTGAAATGGTGATAACAGTGGCGGGTGGCACCTCGCCATATGCTTACTCCTTGACAGGCGATAATTTTCAGAGCTCAAACACTTTTGTAGCACTTTTAGCCGGTGATTATACCGCTTATGTAATGGATGCCAAAGGGTGTGTCTATACAGAGGCTGTTAACGTGCCCGACATTCCCGGACCTGATTTCATCCTCTCTGCCCAAGCTTCTACCTGCGGAGGTAGTAATGCAGAAGTTGCAGTAACGAATGTTACAGGCGGTAAGGCACCTTATATTTATAGTATAGATGGAGAAACTTTCCAGGATGCACCTTCTTTTACGGGCCTGCTAGCCGGAACTTATGATATAACTGTGGCTGACGCAAACGGTTGTACAGCTGTGAAGCAGGTTGAAGTGCAAGATATTGCCGGTCCGAGCGAACTCAAACTGACAGCCAACTCCTCTACCTGCGGCTCAAATAACGGTAGCATAGTGGTGGGAGAAGTTGTAGGTGGATCTGCTCCTTTTGCTTATAGTATAAACGATGGAGGTTTTCAGACTTCAAAAACCTTTGGGACACTTGTCGCAGGGAAGTACAAGGTAACGGTGAAAGATGCCAATGACTGTACTTTCTCCAAAGAGGTTGTGGTGGAAAACATTGCCGGACCTACGGATTTTGCTGTCAGCGCTACCTCGAGCACCTGCGGCAACAGCAACGGTGAGCTTTCTGTGACGGGTGTAACAGGCGGAACGGCGCCTTACACTTACAGCAGAGACGGGGTGAACTTCCAGGAGAGCGGGGCCTTCGCAGGGCTTGCCGCCGGAACGCACCGCCTCACGGTGAAGGACGCCAATGGCTGCGTTGTCACCAAGGATGTTACTGTAACCAACATAGCAGGGCCTTCAGCCGTGGCGGCTACTTCTGCACCTGCCAGCTGCCAAAACAACGACGGCAGCATCACGGTAGGCAAGGTGACGGGCGGTGCCGGGTCCTACACCTACTCGGTCAACGGGAGGGACTTTCAGGAGGCAACTCTTTTCTCCGGACTCGCCTCAGGCACCTACACGGTAACGGCTAAGGATGCTAATAACTGTACTGTCACCACTTCAGTAAGAGTAGGCCAGAACGTGCCGACAGCGCTTACTGCTTCTTCTGTGTCTGCTACCTGTGGCAACAGCAACGGCGGGCTAACAGTGACAGGTGTAGCGGGTGGTACTGCTCCTTATACCTACAGTGTAGATGGATCTGCCTTTCAGACTTCGGCTACTTTTACTGGTCTGGCGGCAGGCACGCACACTGTTACGGTAAAAGATGCCAAGGGCTGTACATACTCCAAGGCTGTTAATGTTAGCAACATTGCTGGGCCGTCTGACCTGGAGATTAGCGCAACCTCAAGCACCTGCGGCAATAGTAATGGAGAATTACGCATTACAGGAGTAAGCGGCGGTACAGGATCTTATGAGTATAGCCTGGATGGGAAGAACTTTCAAACTTCAGCCACTTTCACAGCACTTGCTGAAGGTACCTATACAGTAACAGTGCAGGATGGCAACGGCTGTTTGTACTCAGAGGATGTTGCCGTAAATAATATTGCCGGTCCATCCTTTACCCTTGCAGCACAGGCATCTACCTGTAGAGACAGTAACGGAAGTATAGCGGTTACTAACGCAGCAGGAGGCAAGGCTCCATACAGTTATAGTATAGACGGAGATAACTTTCAGAGCTCAGCTAGCTTTACAGGGCTGCTGGCAGGCACCTACACTATCACAGTAAGAGATGCCAACGAGTGTACGCTAGCCAAGGAAGTGGTGGTAACAGACATTCCCGGTCCAAGTGACATGGCGCTGGAAAGTACTTCCTCTACTTGTGGTAACAGCAATGGTGTTATTCGTGTAGCAGGAGTTACGGGTGGCACTGCTCCTTATGTTTACAGCCTGAACGGTGGAAGCTTCCAGAGCGAACAAACCTTCGCTTTGGTGCTGGCTGGAGACTACACGGTAACCGTGAAAGATGCTAATGGCTGTACTTTCTCTAAGGGTATAACGGTTAACAATATAGCTGGGCCTTCGGATTTGGCCGCTACTTCCACATCTTCTACCTGCGGCAATAGCAATGGCCAGTTAGTAGTTTCTGGGGTGACAGGTGGCACAGCCCCTTATACTTACAGTATAGATGGGGGCGACTTCCAAAGCGCCACTACTTTTGCAGGACTGGCTGCCGGTTCTCATGCCATTACCGTGCGTGATGCTAACAAATGCGTTCTCACCAAATCATTCACCATCTCTAACATTGCTGGGCCTACAGTAGTAACAGCCTCTGCGCAACCTGCCAGTTGCCAAAACAACGATGGCAGCATTACAGTGGGCACTGTAACTGGGGGTACCGCTTCCTACACCTATTCCATCAACGGAAAAGATTTTCAGAGCACGAAAGCTTTTTCAGGACTTGCTTCAGGAATTTATACGGTAACGGCTAAAGATGCCAACGGATGTGAGGTAACCACTACTGTAAGAGTAAACCAGAATGTACCGACAAACTTTGCCAGCTCTACAGTGTCATCCACATGTGGAAACAATAACGGCAGCATTACAATTAGTGGGGTAACAGGCGGCTCAGCACCTTATTATTATAAAAATGATGGCTGGGAGTTTCAGGTTTCAAATACTTTTCAGGGACTTCTGGCAGGTGCACATACCATAACTGTAAGAGATGCCAAAGGCTGTACTTTCACGAAGTCGGTGATGGTAACGAACATAGCAGGACCTTCTGACTTGACTGCATCTGTTAGCGCTTCTACCTGTGGAGGTAATAATGGTTCTTTCACGATCAGCAACATAGAAGGAGGCAAAGCTCCTTACTCCTATAGTATAGATGGAAAAACCTTCCAAGATGATGCTTCTTTTACAGCAGTGATAGCCGACACCTATACCGTTCACATAAGAGATGCCAATGGCTGCGAGTATACAGAAGATGTTGTTGTGCCAGATATTACAGGTCCTGCTTTTACGGCTACAGCTCAGAACTCTACTTGCGGCAACAGCAACGGAAGTATAACTCTAAGCGATGTTACAGGAGGTGTTGCCCCATACACCTACAGCAAAGACAATGTAACATTCCAATCTTCGGCTACTTTCACTGGGTTGATTGCCGGTACTTACGACATCACTGTAAAAGATAAGAATGGCTGCGTTTTCACAAAAGCTATTGAGGTAGGCGATGTTGCTGGGCCAAGCGATATTCGCCTTACCAGCACCTCCTCCACTTGTGGCGGAAGAAACGGTAGCATAAAAGTGGAGAGTGTAACAGGTGGTACTTCTGCTTACACATACTCTATAGATGGAAGCACCTTTCAGGCTGGGTCTACTTTCAGGCCAGTGCTGGCAGGAGAGTACACGGTAACTGTACAGGATGCTAACGGCTGTACTTTCTCCAAAGAGGTTGTGGTGGAAAACATTGCCGGACCTACGGATTTTGCTGTCAGCGCTACCTCGAGCACCTGCGGCAACAGCAACGGTGAGCTTTCTGTGACGGGTGTAACAGGCGGAACGGCGCCTTACACTTACAGCAGAGACGGGGTGAACTTCCAGGAGAGCGGGGCCTTCGCAGGGCTTGCCGCCGGAACGCACCGCCTCACGGTGAAGGACGCCAATGGCTGCGTTGTCACCAAGGATGTTACTGTAACCAACATAGCAGGGCCTTCAGCCGTGGCGGCTACTTCTGCACCTGCCAGCTGCCAAAACAACGACGGCAGCATCACGGTAGGCAAGGTGACGGGCGGTGCCGGGTCCTACACCTACTCGGTCAACGGGAGGGACTTTCAGGAGGCAACTCTTTTCTCCGGACTCGCCTCAGGCACCTACACGGTAACGGCTAAGGATGCTAATAACTGTACTGTCACCACTTCAGTAAGAGTAGGCCAGAACGTGCCGACAGCGCTTACTGCTTCTTCTGTGTCTGCTACCTGTGGCAACAGCAACGGCGGGCTAACAGTGACAGGTGTAGCGGGTGGTACTGCTCCTTATACTTACAGTGTCGATGGATCTGCCTTTCAGACTTCTGCCACATTTACTGGTCTGGCGGCAGGCACACATACTGTTTCGGTGAAAGACGCCAAGGGTTGTACATACACTGGAAGTGTCGGAGTGAAGAATCTGGAAGGTCCTACTTTCCAAATTGCAACCACTTCTACCACCTGCGGTGCAAGCAATGGTCGGGTTGAAGCTAGCAACGTTACCGGTGGAGTAAGTCCTTATACCTATTCCATCAACGGTACAGACTTTCAGGACTCTAATGTCTTCTCTGATCTATTGGCAGGTTCTTATACTATTACGGTGAAAGATGCCAACGGCTGCCTGGGTACAAGCACTGTTGAAGTGGAGGACATTGCCGGACCAAGTGAATTTAGCTTTACCGCAAAAGCTTCTACTTGTGGCAACAGCAATGGCAGCATAGTGGTGAGTGAGGTAACTGGAGGTACTGCACCTTATACCTACAGCAAGAATGGAGAAAGCTTCCAAGCCTCAGCTACTTTCGAAAACATAACAGCCGGCGACTACACCATAATTGTGAAAGATGCTAATGGCTGTATAGTTGAGAAATCAATAGCTGTTGAGAACATCCCGGGCCCAAGTGAATTGTCACTTGTTTCTGTAGCCTCTACCTGCGGCAGTGCTAACGGCAGCATCTCGGTAGAAGGCGTAACAGGTGGCACAGCTCCTTATTCCTTCTCTATTGATGGAAGCACATTCCAGGCGGAGGCTACCTTCAGCTCTGTTACGGCAGGGGATTACACAGTTATAGTGAAGGATGCCAATGGCTGTACTTACGCCAAAGAGGTTACTGTAGAAAATATTGCCGGTCCGGTTAACATCTCTGTAGCCTCAAAAGCAAGTACGTGCGGCAGTAATAACGGAGAGCTAAGCGTAACCGATGCATCCGGAGGTACAGCACCATATACTTATAGTATAGATGGTGCCAACTTCAAAGAATCAGCTTTGTTCACGGGTTTGCTTGCCGGATCATATACAGTAACAGTAAAGGATGCCAACGG is a genomic window containing:
- a CDS encoding DUF2721 domain-containing protein — its product is MEITLTTPALLFPALSLLLLAFTNRFLGLASLIRNLKDRYATSRNKLVYSQIENLRERLLLIRNMQAFGSLSMFGCVLCMFLLFADYIVAGKYVFAFSLVMMLISLALAIREIQISVKALELELNDLEEKSTQ
- a CDS encoding S-adenosylmethionine:tRNA ribosyltransferase-isomerase; amino-acid sequence: MNDPKKLAIKDFVYELPDERIAKFPLPERDQSKLLLYRQGNIADHTFTELTQLLPQDTLLVFNDTKVVQARLLMQKETGGLVEIFCLEPVAPHREVQLAMQQTGGSTWKCLVGNNKRWKSGPVRLDFEGGVLKAEREAQQEGHFLIRFTWEPAELPFAEVLERCGRLPLPPYLNRDLTPDDHTRYQTIYANQKGAVAAPTAGLHFTDRVMAALQAQGIGTAYLTLHVGAGTFKPVKAETMETHEMHAEQLYITRSILERLLHQVGKPVIPVGTTSMRSLESIYWLGAKVLEQPELSVQELHVSQWQAYESINPPSAETALQALLRYLDHLGTDHLHASTQIIIAPGYTFRMCHGLVTNFHQPESTLLLLVSALIGENWRKVYQHAMENDYRFLSYGDSSLLLP
- a CDS encoding T9SS C-terminal target domain-containing protein codes for the protein MLSSVSAQKNNTVPVFNVDLTGEPNGTWTSGSVTRNGQLCGADSNDNCVQFNITLDRNAAGLEFEIIDGPVPSGSMGYQIDCGPQVQVGDPICVDGTGPHVLTLCMPGNAKGEFVIKSIAAFEPQGDVSVTAGCSTTLFAPIAFEEESITWNDITGGGVYNKYLSFPNGNANPVVTPDENAPAYVDYEVCGRSVASPCSTLPYCDVVRVYFYPPPVINIGPEPAIICPGGSGVVLSGTVTGGDGNFSYIWTDAAGNQVGNQPDYVATTPGMYKLEARNVNYPNCREFSASVEVFSNLTVNAGVDQLVCAQNPVQLSGVVTAAIGGVWSGGAGTFSPSNTDLNATYTPTEEEIRAGSVKLRLTSTGNGSCDPVADEVVISFYEVNVELTGTPVICSGTLGTITANVTGANGAVSYLWSSGETTASITGKPAGTYTVTVNNGQNCSIQKEFTVTEVQGPTGFTTSVKSETCGASNGSITVSDITDGTAPYTYSKDGKTFQASATLSGLAAGSYTIVVKDDNGCTFSKSVSITNIPGPTAVAATTTTASCANNDGSITVGRVTGGTASYTYSINGKDFQEATLFSGLASGTYTVTAKDANGCTITTPVRVAQTMPTGFSATTKSSTCGNSNGEIIVTGVSGGTAPYSYSLGGSAFQTSATFTGLAAKDHIISVKDAKGCTFSKSVLVNNVAGPSDLTATVKASTCGDSNAEMVITVAGGTSPYAYSLTGDNFQSSNTFVALLAGDYTAYVMDAKGCVYTEAVNVPDIPGPDFILSAQASTCGGSNAEVAVTNVTGGKAPYIYSIDGETFQDAPSFTGLLAGTYDITVADANGCTAVKQVEVQDIAGPSELKLTANSSTCGSNNGSIVVGEVVGGSAPFAYSINDGGFQTSKTFGTLVAGKYKVTVKDANDCTFSKEVVVENIAGPTDFAVSATSSTCGNSNGELSVTGVTGGTAPYTYSRDGVNFQESGAFAGLAAGTHRLTVKDANGCVVTKDVTVTNIAGPSAVAATSAPASCQNNDGSITVGKVTGGAGSYTYSVNGRDFQEATLFSGLASGTYTVTAKDANNCTVTTSVRVGQNVPTALTASSVSATCGNSNGGLTVTGVAGGTAPYTYSVDGSAFQTSATFTGLAAGTHTVTVKDAKGCTYSKAVNVSNIAGPSDLEISATSSTCGNSNGELRITGVSGGTGSYEYSLDGKNFQTSATFTALAEGTYTVTVQDGNGCLYSEDVAVNNIAGPSFTLAAQASTCRDSNGSIAVTNAAGGKAPYSYSIDGDNFQSSASFTGLLAGTYTITVRDANECTLAKEVVVTDIPGPSDMALESTSSTCGNSNGVIRVAGVTGGTAPYVYSLNGGSFQSEQTFALVLAGDYTVTVKDANGCTFSKGITVNNIAGPSDLAATSTSSTCGNSNGQLVVSGVTGGTAPYTYSIDGGDFQSATTFAGLAAGSHAITVRDANKCVLTKSFTISNIAGPTVVTASAQPASCQNNDGSITVGTVTGGTASYTYSINGKDFQSTKAFSGLASGIYTVTAKDANGCEVTTTVRVNQNVPTNFASSTVSSTCGNNNGSITISGVTGGSAPYYYKNDGWEFQVSNTFQGLLAGAHTITVRDAKGCTFTKSVMVTNIAGPSDLTASVSASTCGGNNGSFTISNIEGGKAPYSYSIDGKTFQDDASFTAVIADTYTVHIRDANGCEYTEDVVVPDITGPAFTATAQNSTCGNSNGSITLSDVTGGVAPYTYSKDNVTFQSSATFTGLIAGTYDITVKDKNGCVFTKAIEVGDVAGPSDIRLTSTSSTCGGRNGSIKVESVTGGTSAYTYSIDGSTFQAGSTFRPVLAGEYTVTVQDANGCTFSKEVVVENIAGPTDFAVSATSSTCGNSNGELSVTGVTGGTAPYTYSRDGVNFQESGAFAGLAAGTHRLTVKDANGCVVTKDVTVTNIAGPSAVAATSAPASCQNNDGSITVGKVTGGAGSYTYSVNGRDFQEATLFSGLASGTYTVTAKDANNCTVTTSVRVGQNVPTALTASSVSATCGNSNGGLTVTGVAGGTAPYTYSVDGSAFQTSATFTGLAAGTHTVSVKDAKGCTYTGSVGVKNLEGPTFQIATTSTTCGASNGRVEASNVTGGVSPYTYSINGTDFQDSNVFSDLLAGSYTITVKDANGCLGTSTVEVEDIAGPSEFSFTAKASTCGNSNGSIVVSEVTGGTAPYTYSKNGESFQASATFENITAGDYTIIVKDANGCIVEKSIAVENIPGPSELSLVSVASTCGSANGSISVEGVTGGTAPYSFSIDGSTFQAEATFSSVTAGDYTVIVKDANGCTYAKEVTVENIAGPVNISVASKASTCGSNNGELSVTDASGGTAPYTYSIDGANFKESALFTGLLAGSYTVTVKDANGCTFAYAASVSDIAGPTAVAATAEAASCANNDGRIIIGAVNGGTAPYTYSIDGVNFQSSTSFASLATGDYTITAKDANGCMATGTVSVNQNVPTNFTASSKASTCGGNNGTVTVRDVSGGTAPYAYSKDGVNFQQEATLTGLVAGVYTIVVKDAKGCTFSKQVQVEDIAGPTEVAVSTEPSTCGDSNGTITISEVIGGVAPYTYSINGTDFQSSTGFSSLLAGEYELTVKDANGCTYTQAVILNNIPGPTAFSALANPSSCGRANGTVTVNDLIGGTAPYAYSANGTTFQEEATLTGLVAGEHIITVRDANGCIVTKSVVVDNIEGPTGMELVSASSTCGASNGSISVSNVTGGTAPYTYLVNGTDFQTSTRFEAILAGKYSITVRDANSCTFSAEVTVENIAGPTNLAAETKPSTCGASNGELSITSVDGGTAPYTYSIDGENYQASAAFRGLAAGTQTITVKDANGCTYATSLEVPDVSGPTAVAANSKAASCAGNDGSITVSGITGGTAPYTYSIDGVNFQASRTFEALVPGEYTITVKDTNGCNVSGEVEVGKEGPAGFTSSSNAASCGNENGSITISAVEGGKAPYTYSISGGAYQTASTFISLAAGVYTITVKDANGCAFTNEVEVHHVEGPSDLTASAQTASCGRSNGQITITAVAGGVAPYTFSINGKDFQASDAFTALVAGEYRVTVRDANGCLFAKPVAVTNANGPTGFQITTTAAACGSANGKATVGNTAGGTAPYTYSADGVNFQADATLTGLSAGVHTITVRDAKGCTFAKQAEVGHVAGPSGLELATVSATCGSANGEIRVSNVTGGTAPYVYALDEGGFQTSAVFSEVTAGNHTITVKDANGCVFLQEVKVTDIAGPSDIAATTTPASCTENNGTITVTGATGGSTPYTYSLDGISYQASAAFTALAAGRYEVYVKDANGCSTSVTAVVESKGLQEATVSTTGATCGKNNGAIVVTSVSGGTAPYTYSLDGTSFQTSASFNNLAAGKYTVVVKDAEGCTLTKKQLIENSGSATFNVTATNASCGADNGAFRIEEVSGGTAPYTYSIDGAAYQSAPEFKGLAAATYQVTLKDATGCISTETITIGNTPAITDLGVTVTPAGCNHSMGQVAIGEVTGGTAPYTYSLDGVNYTSSTTLSDVAPGNYTLTVKDAKDCTFSIPVKMEEGVSSSLDYVQHLNCYGDATGVIAFTATGADAQTVYSIDNGKTFQKEAVFKNLAAGTYQLITKFSETCAVTVGTVEVKAAEPILLEVTPLTKAIGLEKSGSAAVTTISGGVGPYTYQVNGGSFSSDSVFSNLGAGTYTLMVKDSRGCIAEISFEIEGLDDLDIPNGFTPNGDGVNDTWVLKNLPRLYPQCRVSVYNRWGSPVYTSRGYAKPWDGTYNGKRLPDGTYYCIIELGDGTAPLKTSVTIMR